One window of the Thermoanaerobacterales bacterium genome contains the following:
- a CDS encoding cyclic lactone autoinducer peptide, with translation MRRLRFLVMTGLAAALTLFAHVSAASACAVFIYEPELPPELRR, from the coding sequence ATGCGCCGCCTACGCTTCTTGGTTATGACCGGCCTGGCGGCGGCCTTGACCCTGTTTGCTCACGTGAGTGCCGCCTCCGCTTGTGCGGTTTTTATCTACGAACCGGAACTCCCGCCGGAATTGCGCCGTTAA